GTCGGATCGAAGCTCAGGACAGGTGGCGGCGGGTTCCCGGTGACCGGATCAGGCGCCACAACGACGTTAAGCGTCCCGAGGACGTTCAGCAGGTTGGCGCCGATCGCGAGATTGCTGTTGGTCGCATCGAAAAGCGGTCGCGTCAGATCGCCCGGGGTTCCGCCCGTCGCCTGAACCTCGAAGGCGCTGCCGGGAATGGCCAGCGAGGTTCCCGACGGTGTCTGCACGACGGGCGTGGGCGCGCTCGCCGCAAGATTCGCAAACGCGCTAAGGGCGGGATTGATGATGATGTTCGGAGGGATGTTGGACACGAGCTCGGCCAGGTTCTCTTCGCCGCCAGGTAGGATCTCGGCCACCGGTGTTGGCAGCGGTGGCGGGAGCACGACTGGTTCGACGAGTTCGGCACCGCCGCCGAGCACCGTCGTCAACAGCGTGGCCGTCGCCGCGAGGAGCTGCCCCTTCACCTGGTCCGCGTTCGCTGCTTCCTGGTGCTGGGGGCCCTTCGGCTTGAGCCCCGACTGGATCTGCCCCAGGTCGCCCGCCGTAAACGTCCCGATGACCGGCGGCGCAGTGCCCGTCACCCTGAACTTCTGAAACTCGTTCAGCGTGAAGGGCGGCCTGCCGGGCACGGTCGCTTCGGCCGTGCCGCTCACCAGGTGGACCTCCGTCACGGGGGCGGGCG
This genomic interval from Candidatus Methylomirabilota bacterium contains the following:
- a CDS encoding FecR domain-containing protein gives rise to the protein MLRFRRPAVALLLLLTFWPTMALGQAPKAGVVTTLEGNVSAARRALPQPIPLKFKDDVFLRDKITTGDQSLARLLLGGKAIVTIRERSILTVTELPGRSTVDLESGKIGLAVARDRMRQGEVIDVRTPNAIVAVRGTVLIAEVSRVTAQAGGTPPAPVTEVHLVSGTAEATVPGRPPFTLNEFQKFRVTGTAPPVIGTFTAGDLGQIQSGLKPKGPQHQEAANADQVKGQLLAATATLLTTVLGGGAELVEPVVLPPPLPTPVAEILPGGEENLAELVSNIPPNIIINPALSAFANLAASAPTPVVQTPSGTSLAIPGSAFEVQATGGTPGDLTRPLFDATNSNLAIGANLLNVLGTLNVVVAPDPVTGNPPPPVLSFDPT